DNA from Lemur catta isolate mLemCat1 chromosome 7, mLemCat1.pri, whole genome shotgun sequence:
GAGTGTTTTTGAATTGCAATGCCAGCATCACATGGCTAGAGGGAACGATGGGAACATTCTTGTCAGAGAACAAACGCCTGGACCTGGGAAAACGCGTCCTGGACCCACGAGGAATGTATAGCTGTAATGGGACAGATACACATGGCAACAAAGTATCTGCTGTGCAAGTTTATTATCGAAGTAGGTGCCTCCTGGACCCTTTGGGTTGGAATGGATGGGGCCTCTGGATGTGAGAACTTTCTGGCTAGAGGGGCTGTGGTGAACCCATCTGTTCTCTAAACAAACTATAGTCACTCATAATGTACAAGCTAGATTTGGGGGTATCAAAATGGGAGAGAGAGCTTAACTAAGCAGGACGGAGCAGTAGGGGCTTTGTTACTGCAGCCTTGTTGGGAGAGGGTCTGGCCCACTGCCACTGCCCTGTCTAAGACGAGATTACTTCTTGGCTCTCCTCGGGGATTCTTTGGGATGAAGGGTGGAGGTAGATGTGGCAAAGCCATCACCAGGCCTTTCTCCCAGGATCTTACTGAACTTTGGGTCTTGGCAGGAGAGGTCCTATGGCTGCCCTAGAAAGCAGAGATGGTTCCCTGAACTTAAAGGCTGTCTACCCTTTCtatctcctcccttcccccacagtGTGCCAGAACTGTGTGGAGCTGGACCCAGCCTCCCTGGCTGGCATCATCATCACTGACATCATTGCCACTCTGCTCCTCGCTTTGGGAGTCTACTGCTTTGCTGGACATGAAACTGGAAGGCTCTCTGGGGGTTAGTGaggggcagtgtgtgtgtgtgtgtgtgtgtgtgtgtgtgtgtgtgcgccagTGAGCTCAAGCGCCAGCTAAGGAATGGGGCCGGTGGTAGGTTCAGTCTCATCTGGGAGTCACTCTTGCAATCTACTAAGGGCTCCTACAACAAATTCTTCTTGTTAGAAGAGTTTGTGGGCACACATTGCTCATGCAGATTTCTGGGGGTGTGAGAGGGTATGACCAGCTGCAGTCCCCCTGCAATGTTCATGGGCTCTCACCTTCCCATCCTCCTAGACTGTTGAGgactctctttctctgttttttctagCAAGTGACACTCAAGCTCTGTTAAGGAATGACCAGGTCTATCAGGTGAGCCCTGAGGGGAAGGAGGCATGAGTGAGAGGAGGATTGAGTGGAGACAGAGAGGCTGACACTACCTGTGCTGCGCCTGTGTGAAGGGTCCTGGTGGGGCATTCGTGGATGGGGGTGACTGGAGAGGTGAGGTGTGAACGCTCATCCTCAGGGCCTGCTGGGTCCTCCCAGGAGGGTTCTGCCCCTGATTTCTGACTGTTCCCCCTTCTCCTCTCTTAGCCCCTCCGAGATCGGGAGGATGTTCAGTACAGCAGCATTGGAGGAAACTGGCCTCGGAAGAAGTGAACGTGGGACTGGTGGCTTCTAGAAACATTGGTTATCAATTGTATCTTCCCTCCTTGCTCAGTCAATAAAGAAATCCTCTTTCACTCAGCAGGTGCCTGGACTTTTCAAGGCTCCTGGGCAAAGAGTGGCAGTTGTCCTGACTTGGCTGGGACCTTGCACTCCCTGCCCACCTGTGTCCTTCCTtcatctcttcccttcctccgCTGCACACGGATG
Protein-coding regions in this window:
- the CD3D gene encoding T-cell surface glycoprotein CD3 delta chain isoform X2; translation: MEHSRFLAGLILAALLPQVSPFMIPVEELEDRVFLNCNASITWLEGTMGTFLSENKRLDLGKRVLDPRGMYSCNGTDTHGNKVSAVQVYYRMCQNCVELDPASLAGIIITDIIATLLLALGVYCFAGHETGRLSGASDTQALLRNDQVYQPLRDREDVQYSSIGGNWPRKK
- the CD3D gene encoding T-cell surface glycoprotein CD3 delta chain isoform X1 — translated: MEHSRFLAGLILAALLPQVSPFMIPVEELEDRVFLNCNASITWLEGTMGTFLSENKRLDLGKRVLDPRGMYSCNGTDTHGNKVSAVQVYYRMCQNCVELDPASLAGIIITDIIATLLLALGVYCFAGHETGRLSGAPPRSGGCSVQQHWRKLASEEVNVGLVASRNIGYQLYLPSLLSQ